Sequence from the Strix aluco isolate bStrAlu1 chromosome 16, bStrAlu1.hap1, whole genome shotgun sequence genome:
TCACACCCTGGAGAGGGTGGAAATAACCCTAGAAGAGCTCACTTGGAGCACTGCTCCCTGGTTCACGCATTCCATTTCTGGAATACACAACTCCCTACATCAAAGCCTTCATGAACTAAAAGCAAGATCCATCATCTGGCTTTTCCAGAAATCAAGCAAGTCCTGCAAATTTTCCATCCAAACTGGTCGAAAACCAGTCCTGCCAAAGCAGCGATTGGACCTGAGCATTTTGCAAATAGTTAAGgtatttgaaacaaagaaaaagtgcTGCTAGAAAAAGGGGTCTATCCCAACTCATTTTCCTAATGTTCTACCAGACAGCAATGGGATTATCTCTGTAAAACTGCCTCAGGGAGGGTGCTAGGAAGAAATTTCCCTGGCTTCCTACACTGGCTGGGTCCTGAGCCTCCTATTAAAACTGACACCAAcctcctcagcagctctgcccaggctCTCTCCTCATTACCTTCAAGACAAAACAGTAAGgatttattccttttatttattgCCCAGGAGTGGTGGGTTATATTCCTCCTGAGCCTCAGCAATTAAATCATTTGCCAAATTCAGCTGGCTCCACACAGGTGAAGCGACAACCATCTCAAATCCTGCTGGAGGTGCCCTCAGAAGCCGTGGGACTGCAGAGGGGCCAGAGACCTCATCGGGATTGTAGGGGCAGCTCAGCAGAAAATCTTGGTTAACAGTTGTGGTGCATGAAAAGAAAAGGCTCTAAATTAACTCTGCAGGctggcagttaaaaaaaaaagtcattctccCATCTGCAAAGCAAGTACATTTGATCTAGAAAGCAATGACACTCCATAAACATCGCACCTccagatagattttttttccttccagagcaAACTCACTTGGCCACTGTCAGCTTAAATGATTTCACCTGGTTTATATTTTCCCTTTGAATACCATTGATGACCAGCTGACTCATTTTTACTTTGAGAAGAGCTGCAAGATCTGGATTACTTAGCTCTAGGCTGAAGCCCTGACCCTGATTCACCAGGAATTTTGCCTCTGATTTCCATGCTGCCAGGATTTAATCTTTAGGTCTTTCATccagcttctcttctgcttttactgttaggaaaacatttgtttcagACTCACTCAGTCATGACTATGTCTGAGCATGTGGCTCATGGTTCACACTAGAATTTGTACATGTCATTTTGAAATGCCTTCATGTGTGACTGCATGCTTGCTGGGGGACAGTGAGATACCTGCTATCCTGCACAGCATCAGAGTGGGTCTTTAATTGCACCTTTATGAAACTGAAGTTTAATCAAGAGTCAGGTACAAGTGCATCTCTTCGTGCCTGATCTTCCTGTCCTCACTCAGTTCAAAACTCACCCTACTTGAAACTGAGGGTCAGGCACCTGGACTTCCCTGCCCTATAAACTTGTTTTAGGAATAGCTCCTGCAAGAAGTGGCAGAGAAGCTGCTAAGGGTAACTTTTAAGGCTACAGAATGACCTGATGATTTTTCAACCTGGtcacagcacaggaaaaaaacttCACTTTCTCCTAAAGGACATTACAATCACATATAATCAGAGTATATAGCAACATTTCTGACCATGGCCCAAGGTAGCAGGTCCTTTCGGCTTCTGTCCAAAACTTGAGAACTGGCTCATTAAGAAATAGCCGTGTCATTGAATGTAAGGCAAACCATTAAAAAACCTTTAAGCCAGTGTTACCCAtgctcttccacctcctctgctGCGTTAGGGGATATGGCACTTGGTTTCTCTTTGGATCTGTGGGTGATGAACACTAGTGGGATTTGTGCTGACTCCTGTTGAAGATGGCACAGACAAATGCTTAAATGCTGCCCCATAGATAACATAGGCTGAACTCCCAGCAATGAGTCACAGAACTAATTGTTCTGCATGACATAAATGTCTTTGTAGTGCATTGCTGGATCTAGGTACAATTAACTCTCTGCTCTGTAGGAATACATACCGTACTGTGGGCTGGGCAGCTTTATTATAGTTAAACTGCTGCAAAATGAACATGATGGACTCCCCCAGAGGAGCTCATCGAACCACTCCCTTTGCAGGTTCACCACTGGCTGGGTTGTTTGGTCCACATTCAAAGCTTGCAGCAAAATTAATGCTATGAATCTAGCAGGCATATTATAAAACGATTGCTTTTCAAGAttaagagcaaataaaattttAGTGCTGTGTCTTCAGAAAGTTACAACACTAAAAGCAAATTTAAAGCTGTAGGCGAGAAGATAAATTAATTAAAGAATACAAACGAGAAGccgggaggtggggagggaggagaaattaTCTCATCATGCTGCGTCATCGCATGATATCTCAACACCCCATCgcagggaaaggagggagcaAGCCCCAAGGGAGAGGCAAATAAGAAGAGGGAATCCAACTTGTGGAGTGAGAGAAGGAACAGCCAGATCCCACAGCACTGTATTACTTTGCCACCCGCTCCTAGGGAGGGAACCAGCCACAGAAAAATGTAGAGGAGACAAAGCTCCTGGGGCTCCCTGAGGCATGCCAGCCCTGCGTGAAACCAGGGGTGTGTCTCGAGGTCCTCATCCTCTACAACTACATCTCCTCTTGGACTTCCAGGTTTGAGCTACCATTgagctaagccactgtccattacatttgaaaagttgtggcagattggtgaagttcccagtgactggaaaaggggaaacacaacgcatttttaaaaagggcaaaaaggaaCTACTGGctggtcagtctcacctctgtgcctgtcaAGATCATGgcgcagatcctcctggaaactatgctaaggcacatggaaaacagagaggtgattggtgacagccaacatggcttcactaaaggtaAAGCGTGCCtggcaaatttggtggccttctatgacagggttacagcattgatggataagggaagagtgactgacatcatctacccggacctgtgcaaagcttttgaaactgtcctgcatgacatccttgtctctacattggagaggcgtggatttgatgaatggaccacttgatagataaggaattggctggatggttgcactcaaggAGTTGCAGTCcaggtggagaccagtgatgaatggtgtccctcaggggtctgtattgagaccagtattatttaatatctttGCTGGGGACCTGGgtagtgggactgagtgcaccctcagcaagtttgcagatgacaccaagctgagtgatgTGGTTGAtactctagagggaagggatgccatccagagggatggGCTGGAGAGGtaggcctgtgcaaacctcataaagttcaaggccaagtgcaaagtcctgcatctgggccagggcaatcccaaacatgGACACAGGCTGGGTTATGAGcagactgagagcagccctgcagagaaggactcgGAGGTACTCATGGGTGAAAAATGGAGTATGAGCCAgcatgtgcgcttgcagcccagaaagccaaccgtgtcctgggctgcatcaagagcagtgtggccagcaggtccagggaggggattcgccccctctactctgctctcaccagaccccccctgcagtgctggctccagctctgggggcaccaacatcagaaggacacggacctgctcgagcgggtccagaggaggccacgaagatgatcagggtgctggagcactcccctgtgaggacaggctgagagagttagaggagttcagctggagaagagaaggctctggggagaccttagagcagcctcccagtactgaaaggggctacaggaaagctggggagggactctatctcCCTGAGtatagggacaggatgaggggtaacggttttaaactgaaagagggtagatttagattagacataaggaaaaaattcttccctgtgagggtggtgaggccctggcacaggttgcccagagaagctgtggctgccccctccctggaagggttcaaggccaggttggacggggctgtgagcaacctgggctagtggaaggtgtccctgcccatggcaggggggttggaactgggtgatctttaaggtcccttccaacccaaacaagtCTATGAATCTGCAATTCTATAATTGCCGAGCTACACCTTAACCCTAATTTTCACAGAGCAATTTGAAAAATCTAGAGAATAGTGAATATAGCTACGATATATTTTATTACTCTAGAAGTACTGTGCATGCCATGAAGGTTTAAAATCCGCCCCTTCCAATTACCTGCTCTCGCTTGAGCTGCGAGGGGCTGTCTGCAGCCGGCGGGGTGGAGCGGTCTCCCCTGGGACACCTTACCCAGCGCTCTCCTGGGGACCTGCGACAAGCGGGGAGCGTGTtacccccccggcccggcccggcgctccGGCGGCTCCCGAAGCGGCGGGTCAAGGGCAGCCATCCCCGGCACGGGGTCACGGCGGGACACGCCACCAAGCCGGGGGCGCTCCGAGGTGCGGGGAGGCGACCGGCGGCAAACGCATAgcgcgtgggggggggggggggggggaatcgaGCTGGAAACCCGCCGTGCTGGGGGGCGAGCGGGGGGACCGGGGCGACCGCCCGCCTGTCCCGGGCCCAGCCGACATTAGAGGGCACCATTGCCCCGCGCATGGCGACGGCCCGCGGGCCGCTCGCAGCCACCGCCCGCCttccccgccggccccgggcgggcAGGGGCACCGCGGTCCCTCCGCAGCCAGGCCGGGgggcaggggctggcggggggtgTCCCCGTCCCTCCGCAGCCAGGCCGGGGGAcaggggctggcggggagcgAGGCCGCCCGGCGGGTCCCGCTGGCCCCAGCGCCCCGGCCCGAGCCCCGGAGGGCGGTGGAGCCGGGGGAGCGGTGGGAGAGCAGAAACGTgtgtgagggaggaggaggaggaagaggaggaggaggaggaggaggaggaggaggagggagggcacgGCCGGGGCCCCGGCACGGATCGCAGGGTCGGGTCAGCGCGGCTGCCCGGGCCGCGGCCGCAGGGCCAGAGCTCCGGCCAGCGCGGGAGCGGCGGGACTGGGTGGCCGGGGGTGCGACGAGGAGGTGGCTGGGGCAGGTAGCACTTGCATTCATTTACTCTCCcgtaaaattgtttttaaagtctttatCATCAGGGTTCTTTAGACACCCTCCGCTTCTTGCAGGTATGTTGCTTTCATAGCCAGGTTTAAAGAATCTCCAAGTGTTTTGAGGTTGTTTTTCACACTCTGTAGATTTTGTGCACTGGGATCCATCTGAAAATATTCCTGATGCACTTACCGCTGCTCCTGGGCTTGGTTTTGGACCAGGCACCTCCACTCTGCAACAGTCCAGGACATGAATAATCTCCTGCAGGACTCGTGCAAGACTATCAGCATTAAAAAACCTGTTTATTTAAGAAACatgaaaccaaaaataaaaccgGTGTAATGGCCCCTTCACCCCCCTCCCCCTACAGAAAGTAGAAATAACCTATGAAAAGCTGCTCCAAAAATAATATTACCATGGATCAAGATGAAAGGCAGGGGGAATGTCAAAACAAGCAAAATGCAAACCTCTCGTTTAATACAAAGAGTGGCAATGAACAGTACCTAGGAGCATAGAGCATGGCTTTCACAGAAATGATACCAACAGAAAAGCAAGGAGTGTTGATAAATGGAGTATTTAACTGCATTAACAGACCGTCAGCAAAAAAGAGCCACCCTCCACAGGTCTGTACTGTGAGCTCAGAATGCTGTTTGGTACCCGCCGTTCCCAGCCTGCTTTCCAAGTTAACAGCACGGTGTCGGTAAGGCTTGCCACACGCGGCTCACGGAGAGCATCCTGCAAATGAGTCAGGCTTCCAATCAGTCACGAAGGGCCAGATGGCGAGTGGACTTCATCTAGTAAAACAACATGATGGAAAGAGCAAAAGAAGAGTGGGAAGTGAGAATGCGATGGCCCCCGGTGCACTGGCTGGCAGGTCCGTCAATAGATTAGGCTAAATTCACTGCTACCTTTGTGCTACCCTAATGAtgcacagcagctgggcagcaAGGCTAGCTCTTCTTTTAACAACcaagaacagaaagaataattaagaaaacattaaaggaaattaaatgaaataaagcatttttcagaGATGTTAGCTTTTGCATATTTTTGAGAACACAACAAAAAGCAATTCAAATTGGATTAAAACTACCAGAATTTTTTAAGGGTTCTGTTCAGATTATCTTTTCCCATTTTAACCCCTGAACTAGTGTGGTTTTCCCTAGCTATAAATCTAATACTTTGACTTTTTATGACCATgtcaagaaatggaaaattttgaaTGTGCACCAGCTTGAATAATTCGAAGCGTTGTTTTGCTGGTGAAAAAGCCTCAACAAGAAGTTTGGGCAGTCTGTGCTAACTTCAACTTTAATTGCAATTGGTTTATTTAAGCAATACCAAGCAAAATTGCCACTGGTATAAATGCAAAACTGCAAATTGCTTGTGATCACACGCGTAGTAAAAGAGAAGTGCACGGGAGATAAAGTACCGATGTTTACTGGTCTGTGTCTCTGCTAAAGCAATTATGGAATATAACATGTTCTGAAATGGAGCAATCACTTGAGGATTGCACAGCATTTGAAGAATCCCGAGTTAAACATTGTTGAGCGTATACAATAACGGTGTATTAAAGGAAGTGAGAAGGGAGCAAAGCACAAACCTTCAAGCTGCAGGGGCCCAACAACGGGTTTGCTTGTCCGGCAGCACACTGAGGACAATTCCTGCAGGAGACGTTCACCCTGAGACTCTCCAGAAGACAGAGGAGTGCTCCTCTGTGGCACCATGTCATGGGGACCCGTTCACCTCCATATATAAACGTTTCACCAGACCCTCTTTTCTGAAGTTAACCTGGAGCTCTGCAACAGCCCCATTAGAAGGGCAGCGCTGAGGCTCTCTCTTTTGTTACTTTCACAACTCCTTACCAAATTTCCTCAGTTACTCCTTGCTCTGTTTACAGTGTAAGGACCTCTCTTCCTGTATCTGCCAAGCCATCAGACGCAGCCCTGGCTCTGACAGTCAACCTGGACTCCTTCCAAACAGGAATAGTCAAAGGCAATAAACCTCCTGCAATTGCAATCCCTTTGCAATGATGCACAAGCCATAAAGGAGTTTGCCATCCCTCCCCTCACCCTTTCGaaacagagcaggcagcaggaatACATGCTAGTTAAAGTCATTGTTTTTTCTGACATAAGCAGATATGACTTGGATAGTTTGGGCAAAAATGTTTCATTCTTATGGGGCATTGTTCTAACCATAGCGGTAATTACTCTGCTCAGTGTTCTGGAGCAGGAATTTCTAAAGAAGCTAATGGGCTTGGTGGTGGGAGCTCTTGGGTAAGATTTTGTGGCTCATGCTAGGCAAACTGCTGGTTTAGAGGATCGTAACATACCCCTCTGGCCTTAGAGTTCACGGATTCACTAAATTAAAAACATCTCTCCCTGCAGACAGTATTTCCTCCTCAAACGGGCTGGATGCTCTCTATCTCCACACAGAAGAGAAGCACAGACACTGCTAGAACTGGCGACTGTGAGTGGAAAGTCCCCAGGACTATCACCACCAGCTTTAAGTGTAtaatgggacaaaaaaaaaaaagtcagagatgCAGAGCATTGGCAGTGAGGAAGACGAACTGAGAAAGAGAGGTGGTAACCTCAGACTCGAGCTGCTTTACCTCCCAGGTAGGTGAGCTGGAAGGAGAAGCGGCCTCAAACACGAGGCAACCTTGAAAATACTTCCCCGTTCAAACTGTAGTTGCTAGCATCCCTCAAGCACTGCGTAAATATTGGCTAACCTCTGAAAACGGTTTGGAAGGACCACGATGTGGATTTTGCAGAGGGCACACCCACATCTTGCAAATAGCAGGGAAGTTTGCTCGCTCAGCTTGCGTCGCAGGAATGTATAAAACCAAGGaggcagaaaacaggaaaggCGGCCGCTGGCCTCTCCCGGCGCTGGGCGAGGACGGCAGCAGGTTCGTGAGGGCTCCTCACAAAGAGCCCCTGTCTGCGGGGACCCGGCCATTGCCATTTGGCTCGCGTCTTGAATAGAGGGCACTTTTTCAGCAGGTTTCTCGGGGAACTTGAGGCATTTTCTCCGCATAGcacatttatttctaaaaccaCCCCAGCCTACATCCTGAGAGGTACGTCTGATGGCTGCTGAGAGAAGTCCCAGCTGAACACTGTGCCATGTTCCACACACTCCCCAACCGTCCCAGCCGGGCTGGGGACCCATCCCTCTCTCCCTGGCTGAACCCTTGCTCACTGATGCCCACCTCCTGCTTTTTAAGATGATGTGCTTTTAGTGATGAGGAACCAGGAGAGCCTTCTTGGGACCTGCTCCTGAATGATACCCTTTGGGCCAGGAGACCAAGAATAACTGCTGAGAACACCACATCTAAAcaggtatctttaaaaaaaaaggccttcATAGATCCTAAAATACCTGCTGTTTGTGAAATGAGAGTCATCTGTCTGTACCATCGGTCGGCAAAGTCTTCTGCCAGGCGTGACTCTACACCTGCAAGCGGGGGATCTGCACCCTGAAGACATTTGCTGCGTCGTCTTCTCTCAACCGCAGAGCTACAGACCTTTCCTGCTGAGCAGCCCACCTGCCCCCACAGAGGTCAGAGAATGATTTCAGGAGATCAAACCTACCGTGGCATCTCGTTGCTCATCAGCCCGAGCATGGAAAGACCCTTCCTGTGCAGTGAGACAGGCTGCAACCtcctctctgcaccagctgcggCCACCGCCGGGTCCATCGGTCCAAAACCATGGGTGCTGCTGGTGTCTCCTGGTGCGGCCGGTCTTTGGGAGCACCACGGAAGGTGCAGGACCTGGGAGCCTGCGGGAGCCGTCCCAGCCACCCCAGGCTCCTCGCCGGCATGGCAAGGGCAGGAGCAAGTGCCCTCGGCAGTGCTGGAGGGCTGCTCCGTCACAGACACGACGGGCTGGCTGTGGAACCAGCATGGAGGAAGAGGACTTATTTCGGCTCAGCTAGGGGAAAAGAAGGGCTTTCTATGGGTGCAAAGACTATTGCCGCTCTCCTTGAAGCTGACACCTGCCTGCGGTCACAATTACTCTACGGGGCCTTGAGCTGTGACCTCTCCAGCCCTGCAGTAAACTGGCACCTTGGCAGTCTCTGCACAGCCAGCACCACCCtaggaattaaaattaatttattcccTCTAGGGAATAAAACATCCAAGTTGTCTTTGCTCAAGGGTTCGAGTTTCCCAACGGCAAGAGCTGTAGGTACACAGAGAGCCAGGGTGTCCCCAAATGCGCAAAGAGTGCTAAAGATCCATCTTTCCCCTTGGTGTTTGCAGATGAAAAGCTCACTGTGGTTACAAGGCTCCGAGGCGCGCATCAAAATTACGATGATGTTCTGGGTCCAGTTTTAGCACCGTGTCGATTATGCTCCCCCTCCCTTTCCTTTCATACTCCTCCatcccaaaacaacaaaaggcaATGATTGCAGTGACCTGCAGAAAATGTAAAGCACAAGCCAGCTGATCCCTGGCAACACAATAGCGAGATTAGTTCATCTGCAGTGAACAAACACGTATTATGTGGGTTTTAAAGTTAGGAGAGGAAAATGCTGTGGTTTTCATGTATTTCTATTCAGCAAGGCTGCAACTTATTACTTCCATGCAGCTGAGAAgccctgtttttaaaaatagccttCAGCTTGTTTTGAAATCTGCATCTcgctttgttttgcagcagcgtAATAAAAAACCCCGAGCCAGAAACGATCCTGTTTGCTTCCACCCGCCCGCCCCAAAGCCCCGCGCCCCGCGGACGCTGAAAAAACCTGCCGGCGACacccctggggaaaaaaaaataataaaaataataatcgcacacacgccccccccccctccccccgaaAAGGCAACACGGAGGGGGAACACCCCACCCCGAGAGTCGCCGGGGAGGAAGCGGCGGCGGAGCCGCGGCCGCCGGCAGACAaagggagcggggccggcggcgggcggggagcgccgcggccgccccccggggccgggccagcgccggggccgcccccccgggccgcggcggggccgggccgggccaatgcggccggcggcggcgcggcgctgcccggcgcAGCCAATGGAGGGCGCGGGCAGGAGGGCTgccgccgggggccggggggcggcgggggggtccccgCCAATCGCGGCGGGCCGGTGGCCGGGAAATACTATTATGCTAATGGTTGTTTTGCTCGCACTCGCGGGGAGCGGGGTTTAAAAGCCAGGCGGCCGGGGGCAGGGGCTCAGAGGCGGGAGGCAGGGCCGGCCGGAGCGCTGACGGGACGGGAGGCGAGGAGCGGTGGGGGGGCACCCACCGCACCCACCCACCCCGCGTCCTCCCCGGCGGCGATGTCCAACGTGCACCTCTCCGGCGCCGCCGCCCTGGAGCGCCTCTCGGCCCCGCCAGCCCTGGCCGGGCACGGCCGCAGCCCCGTCTGCAGGAGCCTCTTCGGGCCGGTGGACCACGAGGAGCTGGGCCGGGAGCTGCGGAGCCGCCTGCGGGAGATGGGGGAGGACGACCAGCGCCGCTGGGACTACAACTTCCACACCGACACGCCGCTGCCGGGGCCCGGCCGCCTGCgctgggaggaggtggagggCGGCGCCGTGCCCGCGTTCTACCGGGAGACGCTGCAGGTGGGGCGGCGCCGCGTCCCGCTCCGCCGGACGCCCCCCTCCCcgtcgccgcccccccccgccgccggcggcaaGGGGCCCGCGGGGCGCCTGAGCCGGGAGaaccgcgccgc
This genomic interval carries:
- the CDKN1C gene encoding cyclin-dependent kinase inhibitor 1C → MSNVHLSGAAALERLSAPPALAGHGRSPVCRSLFGPVDHEELGRELRSRLREMGEDDQRRWDYNFHTDTPLPGPGRLRWEEVEGGAVPAFYRETLQVGRRRVPLRRTPPSPSPPPPAAGGKGPAGRLSRENRAAPRRLGMRLRRRGPTARITDFFARRKRPAEPKAAAERPAGCPPPPAAVPAEQTPRKRLR